A genome region from Scomber japonicus isolate fScoJap1 chromosome 15, fScoJap1.pri, whole genome shotgun sequence includes the following:
- the tax1bp1a gene encoding tax1-binding protein 1 homolog A: MSSFQVVDSSPGSSVSVMETSNFAHVIFQNVGKSFLPQAPLECCYTLTPYITPHPKDWVGIFKVGWSTARDYYTFLWSPMPENYEPGSTVHRTVVFQGYYVPKSDGEFYQFCYVTHTGDIRGASTPFQFRSATPTEELLTVTEDDSNSDILVVTTKTGLLERVEEAQQERRELLKAMRLLQEEKQQLQEEQKRLAREREQERETCCLLRTHNQELLRSSQGLSEEREEVRRRLTEATDRVRQLEEDLLGVTQRGLQKETELDCLRDRLKKLTAERDILESQLKNEKDERDLYKAHLRSTELENTKLSAELQMLKAVELNREVTIAQFQEELDRLRVCVAQRDNLEKELLAHKADKAELARVREQLRQAEEQLQASRQQASLLASELRDSASARDHTMTELYRARLEADKLRASLADAQAECQRMESQLDRMRSTAQKEVGVGTNGEVTPSMMVVSEAEAELQREVEELKLRLHMAAEHYKEKYRECQRLRRQVAKLNSTESQGEPKRNASTETTLEPLTPSPESPTAGNIATAVLQEAAGMTIIPELNNREFTHTDAHTSTEKEEKQRENTLKESSEAEAEREVNQGEDENTPEKEEKRESLPEESLKMTSWVEVKNERRSTEENSQVEGVEEVGDGLEEQVLLEVEGRSIGEAEKEQTRSVEEELAMMEEKWREQCAINETLKQRLANEEERFRVQMAERASEVTELKRNLAQALRDKEQLQEELQRYASRQREQEVGVQGAEVRQPMVLRYPMPYPQDPSPPPLVPQRPAELQYGNPYSTDTMKDRVDVALSPEHMTRPPPEAPPCAPPCAPPITPPSPGPGAPGWEREVVCIQPSRTTSPPESLEQSPEEPRNVGDGAQPSCDHQSSRRSEARRSFCFDSSSDVHKRCPLCEVIFPPHFEQRSFEQHVESHWKVCPVCSEQFPLNCQQQLFERHVLTHFDGHVLNFEQTD; encoded by the exons GTGGGTTGGAGCACAGCCAGGGATTACTACACCTTCCTTTGGTCTCCTATGCCTGAAAACTATGAACCAGGAAGTACTGTGCACAGGACGGTGGTGTTCCAAG GTTATTATGTTCCAAAGTCTGATGGAGAGTTCTACCAGTTCTGTTATGTCACACACACTGGCGATATCAGGGGAGCCAGCACGCCTTTCCAGTTCAGGTCGGCCACCCCCACCGAAGAGCTGCTGACGGTCACCGAGGACGACAGCAACTCCGACATACTGGTTGTCACCACCAAGACTGGCTTGCTAGAG CGTGTGGAGGAGGCGCAGCAGGAGCGCAGGGAGCTGCTGAAGGCCATGCGGctcctgcaggaggagaaacagcagctgcaggaggagcagaagCGACTGGCCAGGGAGAGGGAGCAGGAGAGGGAGACGTGCTGCCTGCTGCGCACACACAACCAG GAGCTGCTGCGCTCATCGCAGGGCCTGtcagaagagagggaggaggtgaggaggaggctGACGGAGGCCACGGACCGGGTTCGCCAGCTGGAGGAAGATCTGCTGGGAGTCACCCAAAGAGGCCTACAAAAGGAGACTGAGCTTGATTG tCTGCGTGACCGTCTGAAGAagctgacagcagagagagacatcCTGGAGAGCCAGCTAAAGAATGAGAAGGATGAGAGAGACCTCTACAAG GCTCACCTGCGCAGCACTGAGCTAGAGAACACTAAGCTAagtgcagagctgcagatgcTGAAGGCGGTGGAGCTGAACCGGGAGGTGACAATTGCCCAGttccaggaggagctggacaGGCTCAGGGTCTGCGTTGCCCAGCGGGACAACCTGGAGAAAGAGCTGCTGGCACACAAGGCTGACAAG GCAGAGCTAGCCCGTGTGCGTGAGCAGCTCCGTCAGGCCGAGGAACAGCTCCAGGCATCCCGGCAGCAGGCCTCCCTTCTGGCCTCGGAGCTCCGCGATTCAGCCAGTGCCCGTGACCACACGATGACCGAACTGTACCGCGCCCGCTTGGAGGCCGACAAGCTCCGTGCGAGTCTAGCTGATGCTCAGGCCGAGTGCCAACGCATGGAGAGCCAGTTGGACCGAATGAGGAGCACCGCACAGAAGGAAGTG GGTGTTGGTACCAACGGGGAGGTGACGCCCAGCATGATGGTGGTGTCGGAGGCAgaggctgagctgcagagggaggtggaggagctgaagctGCGTCTCCACATGGCAGCTGAGCACTATAAAGAGAAGTACAGAGAGTGCCAGCGCCTCCGCAGACAGGTGGCCAAACTGAACTCAACTGAGTCACAGGGG GAGCCAAAGAGAAACGCATCCACTGAGACAACACTGGAGCCACTGACTCCCAGTCCAGAGTCACCAACAGCAG GAAACATTGCTACTGCAGTCCTACAAGAAGCCGCTGGAATGACAATCATCCCAGAACTTAATAACAGGgaattcacacacactgacgcacacaccagcacagagaaggaagaaaagcagagagagaacaccCTGAAGGAGAGCAGCGAGGCAGAGGCTGAAAGAGAAGTAAACCAAGGAGAAGATGAAAACACAccagaaaaagaggagaagagggagagccTGCCGGAAGAGAGCCTGAAGATGACCAGCTGGGTGGAGGTGAAGAATGAGAGGCGGAGCACCGAGGAGAACAGCCAGGTGGAAGGGGTAGAGGAAGTGGGAGACGGTTTGGAGGAGCAggtgctgctggaggtggagggtAGGAGCATTGGGGAGGCAGAAAAGGAACAGACGCGTTCGGTGGAGGAAGAGCTGGCAATGATGGAGGAGAAGTGGAGGGAGCAGTGCGCCATCAATGAGACGCTCAAACAGCGGCTGGCCAATGAGGAGGAGCGATTCAGA GTGCAGATGGCGGAGCGAGCCAGTGAGGTGACAGAGCTAAAGCGCAACCTTGCCCAGGCCCTGAGAGACAAGGAGCAGCTGCAGGAG GAGCTGCAGCGATATGCGTCCAGGCAAAGGGAGCAGGAGGTCGGTGTCCAAGGTGCTGAAGTCCGGCAGCCGATGGTGCTGCGCTACCCGATGCCCTATCCCCAGgacccctcccctccacccctgGTGCCGCAAAGGCCTGCTGAGCTGCAGTACGGCAACCCCTACTCCACCGACACCatgaaag ACCGAGTGGATGTTGCACTGTCTCCCGAGCACATGACCCGTCCTCCACCCGAAGCCCCACCTTGCGCACCTCCGTGTGCTCCCCCAATCACACCCCCTAGCCCGGGCCCCGGAGCACCAGGCTGGGAGAGAGAGGTGGTCTGCATCCAGCCCTCACGCACCACGAGCCCCCCCGAGAGCCTGGAGCAATCACCAGAGGAGCCACGGAAT GTGGGTGACGGGGCTCAGCCATCCTGTGACCATCAGTCCAGTAGACGCAGTGAAGCCAGGAGGAGCTTCTGCTTTGATTCAAG TAGTGACGTTCACAAGCGCTGCCCCCTGTGCGAGGTGATCTTCCCGCCCCACTTTGAGCAGCGCAGCTTCGAGCAGCATGTGGAAAGCCACTGGAAGGTCTGCCCCGTCTGCTCCGAGCAGTTCCCCCTcaactgtcagcagcagctcttcGAGAGGCATGTTCTCACGCACTTCGACGGCCACGTGCTCAACTTTGAGCAGACTGActga